A single Oncorhynchus kisutch isolate 150728-3 linkage group LG19, Okis_V2, whole genome shotgun sequence DNA region contains:
- the LOC109864945 gene encoding LON peptidase N-terminal domain and RING finger protein 3, with product MGTDSTDCMLLLAAEAFQSKNFGIAADIYECQLLHLSDPSTQQHLLVKRADALAFAGKLTDAFEIYRKAAEIDRLRPVHLDNLIEYLSNCIKIQDGTDSQNNRQETHSDCVGYDAFTCKICYGFLYEPVTLLCGHCFCKKCLDREKMPVCCKECNDSRHTKLNDVDNYRVNVVLSNLLLKWFPSQLLAVNLRREGNGLYSDKIMDAALEKYNEAIQIAPRDHVLYSNRSQINSSLRNYEDALHDAEMACKLMPLWSKGHIRKAQALVCLGKCEEALREYLVVITLDPESKLAKRKAQKILSDLLAPVTDQVHNRILDCTSLLSSRNKIKGGILNTSTSSCNTTTSSKSYKEYKNIASHEKLTMSPTLSEPKTGGLFETMACGEKKGEDQVDLNVCHPTVIDRSVFLKRKRSSSEDSQVDSSDTCKRSKSEVTQNEEATSWSAVLSDLIDPADLECSLCMRLFYEPVTTPCGHTFCLKCLERCLDHNPKCPLCKMELEEYLAESKYNKTVLMENLICKYLPNELMDRQKLNAEEIADLSNLNKNVPIFVCTMAFPTVPCPLHIFEPCYRLMIRRCMEMGTKQFGMCLSDNLKGFADYGSLLEIRNVEFFADGRSVVDTIGIRRFKVIEHHQRDGYNTADIEYLEDVKVEVVAEKELQSLHDAVYDQALIWVNSLKEEQKERIVEHFGRMPEKDSEPQASANGPSWCWWLLAVLPLEGRAQLPFLALTSLKDRLSGIRRVLLFMSRNRSSR from the exons ATGGGAACGGATAGTACCGATTGTATGCTGCTTCTTGCGGCAGAAGCGTTTCAATCTAAAAACTTCGGGATCGCGGCGGACATATACGAATGCCAACTGCTGCACCTCTCCGACCCTAGTACGCAGCAACATCTCTTGGTGAAACGGGCCGATGCCCTGGCATTCGCTGGTAAATTGACCGATGCTTTCGAGATCTATCGAAAAGCTGCAGAAATCGACAGACTACGACCAGTCCATCTGGATAATCTTATTGAATATCTCTCTAACTGTATTAAAATACAAGATGGGACAGACAGTCAAAACAACAGACAGGAGACACACTCTGATTGCGTTGGATATGATGCATTTACCTGCAAAATATGTTATGGATTTCTATACGAGCCTGTTACCTTGCTTTGTGGACACTGCTTTTGCAAAAAGTGTCTGGACAGAGAAAAAATGCCTGTCTGCTGCAAAGAATGTAATGACAGTCGGCACACCAAACTCAATGATGTGGACAATTATAGAGTTAATGTTGTTCTTAGTAACTTGTTGTTAAAGTGGTTTCCAAGTCAATTACTTGCTGTTAATCTGAGACGTGAGGGGAATGGACTATATTCAGATAAAATAATGGATGCTGCTTTGGAAAAATACAACGAAGCAATACAAATAG CTCCAAGAGACCATGTGCTGTACAGCAACCGATCACAGATCAATTCCAGTCTGAGGAATTACGAGGATGCACTTCATGATGCAGAGATGGCATGCAAACTCATGCCTCTTTGGTCAAAG GGACATATTAGAAAAGCACAAGCTTTAGTCTGTCTTGGGAAATGTGAAGAAGCGTTAAGAGAGTACCTGGTCGTCATTACATTAGATCCTGAAAGTAAACTGGCAAAAAGAAAGGCGCAAAAGATTCTGAGTGATCTTCTGGCCCCTGTCACTGATCAAGTACACAACAGAATCCTAGACTGCACAAGTCTACTATCTTCCAGAAATAAAATCAAAGGTGGCATCCTGAACACCTCAACCTCAAGCTGCAACACCACCACTTCCTCCAAGTCTTACAAG GAGTACAAGAATATTGCCTCTCATGAGAAGTTGACAATGTCACCTACGCTGAGTGAACCTAAGACAGGCGGCCTATTTGAGACGATGGCATGCGGCGAAAAGAAAGGAGAAGATCAGGTGGACCTGAATGTCTGCCATCCCACCGTCATTGACAGGAGTGTCTTCCTCAAACGCAAACGTAGCTCATCCGAGGACAGCCAAGTGGATAGTAGCGACACCTGCAAGCGTTCCAAATCTG AAGTGACCCAGAATGAAGAGGCGACTTCCTGGAGTGCAGTGCTTTCTGACCTCATAGACCCGGCTGACCTGGAGTGTTCTCTTTGTATGAG GCTCTTTTATGAACCAGTCACCACTCCTTGCGGCCACACCTTTTGTCTGAAATGCCTCGAGCGATGCCTGGACCACAACCCCAAGTGTCCCCTCTGCAAGATGGAGCTGGAAGAGTATCTGGCAGAAAGTAAATACAACAAGACTGTCTTGATGGAGAACCTCATCTGCAAGTATCTGCCAAATGAGCTCATGGACAGGCAGAAACTCAACGCAGAGGAGATTGCAGATTTATCCAA TCTAAACAAGAACGTGCCTATATTTGTTTGCACCATGGCCTTCCCCACCGTTCCATGTCCTCTTCACATCTTTGAGCCCTGCTACCGGCTGATGATCCGCAGGTGTATGGAGATGGGTACCAAGCAGTTTGGAATGTGCCTCAGCGATAACCTCAAAGG ATTTGCCGATTACGGTAGCCTCCTGGAGATCCGAAACGTGGAATTCTTTGCAGATGGCCGCTCCGTTGTAGACACCATTGGGATAAGAAGGTTCAAGGTCATTGAGCACCACCAGAGAGATGGATACAacacagcagacattgaataCCTGGAAGACGTTAAG GTGGAGGTTGTGGCAGAGAAGGAGCTGCAGAGTCTCCATGATGCAGTATACGACCAGGCCTTAATCTGGGTCAACTCCCTGAAAGAAGAACAAAAGGAGAGGATCGTGGAGCACTTTGGGCGCATGCCAGAGAAAGACTCTGAGCCACAG gcCAGTGCCAATGGGCCATCCTGGTGCTGGTGGCTGCTGGCAGTCCTTCCCCTGGAGGGTCGAGCCCAGCTTCCCTTCCTGGCCCTGACGTCCCTGAAGGACCGACTCAGTGGTATCCGCAGAGTACTCCTCTTCATGTCCCGCAACCGCTCCTCTCGATGA